The Thermosynechococcus sp. CL-1 genomic interval GGTGCTAACTGAAGCAGAGGTACTGGATTTTCTCCAGAATCGCCCACGTACTCTCGATGTCATGCTGACAGGACCTGAAATGCCAGAATCGCTGCTGGCGATCGCTGACCAAATTACGCAGTTGCGGCGTTTAATTTAGGTTTTAGGTCTAATTTAGGGCAGCAGAAACGGTTTCTAACCACTCCAGTAGATACTCATTCACTAAGTCGGGTTGCTCCTGCTGCACAAAGTGACCACAGTAGTCCAAGTATTGAATTTTCAGTTCCTTAACGTAGGCTTCGGTGCCGTAGGTGAGTTCCATACCCAAGGTGGGGTCTTGGCGCCCCCAGAGCATCAAGGTTGGTACGTCTAGCATGCCCCACTCCCGACTCCACAGACTTTGCAACCCCGCACGGTAGTAGTTAAGCATTCCCGAGAGGGCACCGCGGTGGGCGGCGGCATCTTGATAAAGTGCCAAGTCTGCGGGTCGAATGGCCTGCTGGTTCACTGCGGCCCAGCGAAAAATTTGGGCGATCGCTCCATAGCCCCCCCACTCCAAGAGGATCTCTGGTAGCCACGGCAGTTGAAACAGCAGCATATAGCTACTGCGCAACCATTGCTCGAAACTCAACTGTTGAAACTTAGCAGGATGGGGACAGGCTAGCACACTCAGGGTTTGAATCCGCTGCGGCACCGCATAGGCCACGCCCCAAGCCACCATCCCTCCCCAATCATGTCCCACCAAATGACAGCGAGGATAGCCAAGGCCGTCAATGACACCGACAATGTCGAGAATTAACTCGTCAAGAACATAGCTAGCGGTATCTTGGGGTTTATCGCTGAGATTATAGCCGCGCAAATCTAGGGCAACGACTTTGTGCTTTTCCGCCAAGACAGGAATTTGGTGTCGCCAAGAGTACCAAAACTCGGGAAAGCCGTGGAGCAGCAGCACCAACTCCCCTTCTCCTTGGGTGACATAGTGGAGACGGATACCATTGGAGACAATAAACTTATGGATCCACGGGCCTTCAATCATATGCACCTTGGGGGCTGGCACTTTC includes:
- a CDS encoding alpha/beta fold hydrolase; this translates as MIEGPWIHKFIVSNGIRLHYVTQGEGELVLLLHGFPEFWYSWRHQIPVLAEKHKVVALDLRGYNLSDKPQDTASYVLDELILDIVGVIDGLGYPRCHLVGHDWGGMVAWGVAYAVPQRIQTLSVLACPHPAKFQQLSFEQWLRSSYMLLFQLPWLPEILLEWGGYGAIAQIFRWAAVNQQAIRPADLALYQDAAAHRGALSGMLNYYRAGLQSLWSREWGMLDVPTLMLWGRQDPTLGMELTYGTEAYVKELKIQYLDYCGHFVQQEQPDLVNEYLLEWLETVSAALN